The Selenomonas ruminantium subsp. lactilytica TAM6421 genome has a segment encoding these proteins:
- a CDS encoding HAD family hydrolase, with protein MIGSIGWMPCSEAASRTEIAQISVNQKGSNFKYWQKGSAVLAQLRDYVQKVTNPKDKDFIPVRDRIAVFDVDGTLVCETAPFCFDFLMMVDRALYDSSYTASARDAQNAKDVEMDIYAHKVTNDTRIKTCESHASVFAGMTPEEYETYIEKYMQKSVEGFQNLKIGEAYYLPMVEVLSYLRANDFKIFLVSGADRQYTRVMVEILPVDSDNIIGTDYRYVEENQQGKDGMEYVFPSDGKVVRGEFEVKNINMNKVSAMAKEIGKHPVLAFGNSSGDFSMYNYTTANTKYKTMVFSLLADDTEREFGKPFSAEKMLKNCEQNGWIPISMRDDWRTIYGDNVKKTGE; from the coding sequence ATGATTGGAAGCATAGGATGGATGCCGTGCTCCGAAGCGGCCTCTCGCACGGAAATCGCGCAAATTTCCGTGAATCAGAAGGGGAGCAATTTCAAGTATTGGCAGAAGGGGTCGGCAGTGCTTGCCCAACTCCGTGATTATGTACAGAAGGTAACGAATCCCAAGGACAAAGACTTTATCCCGGTGCGTGATCGTATTGCTGTATTTGATGTGGACGGCACACTGGTTTGCGAAACGGCACCATTTTGCTTCGATTTTTTGATGATGGTGGACAGGGCATTATACGACTCAAGCTACACTGCTTCTGCTCGTGATGCTCAAAACGCCAAGGATGTGGAAATGGACATCTATGCCCATAAGGTCACCAACGATACCCGGATAAAGACATGCGAATCCCATGCTTCTGTTTTTGCAGGCATGACACCGGAGGAATATGAGACTTATATCGAGAAATATATGCAAAAAAGCGTAGAGGGTTTCCAAAACCTGAAAATCGGCGAGGCATACTACCTTCCAATGGTGGAGGTACTGTCCTACCTCAGAGCCAATGACTTCAAGATATTCCTGGTATCGGGGGCAGATCGTCAGTACACTCGTGTCATGGTAGAGATTTTGCCAGTGGACAGTGACAACATAATCGGAACGGATTATCGGTATGTGGAGGAAAATCAACAGGGAAAGGATGGCATGGAATATGTCTTCCCTTCGGATGGCAAGGTTGTGCGCGGTGAGTTCGAGGTAAAGAACATCAACATGAACAAGGTTTCTGCCATGGCCAAGGAAATAGGCAAACATCCCGTGTTAGCCTTCGGCAATTCAAGCGGAGATTTCAGTATGTACAACTATACAACTGCAAATACAAAATATAAAACCATGGTATTCTCCCTGCTTGCCGATGATACCGAAAGGGAATTTGGCAAGCCTTTTTCGGCAGAGAAAATGCTGAAAAATTGTGAGCAGAACGGATGGATACCGATTTCCATGAGAGATGATTGGAGAACCATCTATGGAGATAATGTGAAGAAGACAGGAGAATGA
- a CDS encoding P1 family peptidase, translating into MEIQAKKIPLGSIDGACVGNAQNNEGKTGVTVLCFPKGAKTGIDISSGGPASRETPVLEPTREDIGIHAIVLSGGSAYGLAAADGVMACLEENGIGLDTGFALVPLVVQSCIYDLSYGSATVRPDKAMGYEACLNALKKNNPQSGSIGAGTGATVGKMCGMKQSQKSGIGYYAMQIGDLKIGAVVVVNAMGDVYAEGRKIAGLMNESRTEYIDSTRAFYKIAAPKDLPSRTNTTIGAIITNGRFEKAQLTRIAQQAGNAYARCINPVGTLTDGDTVYASSCGEQVTADVNMAGTLAAEVMAKAIERAITSSQMDDEEYLSYCLDCR; encoded by the coding sequence ATGGAAATTCAGGCCAAGAAAATCCCTTTGGGGTCTATAGACGGGGCCTGCGTGGGAAATGCCCAGAACAATGAGGGCAAGACGGGTGTTACTGTGCTTTGCTTTCCCAAAGGGGCAAAAACTGGCATTGATATCAGCAGCGGCGGCCCTGCCTCCCGGGAGACTCCTGTCCTTGAACCCACCAGAGAGGACATTGGCATACATGCTATCGTCCTTAGTGGTGGGAGCGCCTACGGCTTGGCGGCAGCAGATGGCGTAATGGCCTGCTTGGAGGAAAATGGCATTGGCTTAGACACAGGTTTTGCCTTAGTGCCTTTGGTGGTGCAAAGCTGCATCTATGACCTTTCCTATGGGAGCGCAACTGTTCGTCCGGATAAAGCCATGGGTTATGAGGCATGTCTTAATGCCCTAAAAAAGAATAATCCCCAAAGCGGCTCGATTGGTGCAGGTACGGGAGCCACCGTGGGGAAAATGTGCGGCATGAAGCAATCACAGAAAAGCGGGATTGGCTATTATGCCATGCAGATAGGGGATTTGAAGATAGGAGCCGTTGTAGTGGTAAATGCTATGGGGGATGTCTATGCGGAGGGACGGAAGATTGCCGGGCTCATGAATGAATCCCGCACGGAATACATAGATAGCACCAGGGCGTTTTACAAGATTGCTGCCCCAAAAGATTTGCCATCCCGCACCAACACCACCATTGGTGCAATCATCACCAATGGCAGGTTTGAAAAGGCGCAGCTCACCCGTATCGCCCAGCAGGCTGGCAATGCCTATGCCAGATGCATCAATCCCGTGGGGACGCTGACAGATGGGGATACGGTTTATGCCTCCTCCTGCGGCGAGCAGGTAACGGCTGACGTCAATATGGCAGGAACACTGGCGGCAGAAGTAATGGCCAAAGCCATAGAACGGGCGATAACTTCATCTCAAATGGATGATGAGGAATATCTGTCTTATTGCTTGGATTGTAGATAA
- a CDS encoding 4Fe-4S binding protein, whose translation MGWWGDALNLSMKHKRCVGCHLCVLVCPTDSIRSSGRRIYRSSNLLTGAIRTGRFPLCT comes from the coding sequence ATGGGTTGGTGGGGTGATGCGCTAAACTTGTCCATGAAACATAAAAGATGTGTGGGCTGTCATCTTTGCGTTCTGGTCTGCCCGACAGATTCCATACGCTCATCGGGAAGAAGGATTTACCGCAGCAGCAACTTGCTGACTGGTGCCATAAGAACAGGGAGATTTCCTTTATGTACTTGA
- a CDS encoding STAS domain-containing protein, translated as MSVRSIEARVNPVYLTAKTAVCLMVQAGIPEADKIVHALALENNAPLQNMTDAETILGNALVVEAKYRTMCRLIEASGYQTCVDLPCGYTPKAIYMAEHNRNFVGLDLPIVVGEAGPIIRQLAGSAENVSFHGVDATNYTSLKKALQGCVGPLCISTEGMMMYFSDDEVDNVIANIQCLLREHGGCWITPDPEYALQFCGTFRAVFGEESLAKLMATKDEAQGQSAVAALGNAFIIEPTDIQNSQARAETLLAKHSLKVEKVNLGEHMPELSVYKQFAPEQIVRFKEAMHHCHYWVITLDEAKEIQTDRPREEQPFELQYTVKKGILHLALHGRLDTISAPRLLLAWEEANADGSIEGVRIDCAQLEYISSAGIRLLLEMQENCSRHIVFSGASVKVKEILQQKGFGDVI; from the coding sequence ATGTCAGTAAGGAGTATAGAGGCACGAGTCAATCCGGTTTACCTTACAGCTAAGACAGCGGTGTGCTTGATGGTGCAAGCGGGAATACCAGAGGCGGATAAGATTGTCCATGCATTGGCTTTGGAAAACAATGCACCACTGCAAAATATGACGGATGCTGAAACTATCCTGGGCAACGCGCTGGTAGTTGAGGCCAAGTATCGTACCATGTGCCGCTTGATAGAGGCTTCCGGGTATCAGACATGTGTAGACTTGCCATGTGGCTATACGCCAAAGGCAATTTATATGGCGGAACACAATCGAAACTTTGTTGGTCTGGACTTGCCTATCGTTGTAGGGGAAGCAGGACCGATTATCCGTCAGCTGGCTGGTAGTGCAGAAAATGTGTCCTTTCACGGAGTAGATGCTACAAACTACACCTCATTGAAAAAAGCCTTGCAGGGCTGTGTCGGGCCTTTATGTATCTCAACCGAGGGCATGATGATGTATTTCAGTGATGATGAGGTTGATAACGTCATCGCCAATATACAATGCCTGCTAAGAGAACATGGCGGCTGTTGGATAACCCCGGACCCTGAATATGCGCTACAGTTTTGCGGTACATTCCGTGCTGTTTTCGGCGAAGAATCCCTTGCCAAGCTCATGGCGACCAAGGACGAGGCCCAAGGGCAGTCAGCAGTGGCTGCTTTAGGCAACGCCTTTATCATAGAGCCGACAGATATACAAAATTCGCAAGCAAGAGCTGAAACGCTTTTAGCAAAGCATAGCCTGAAAGTCGAAAAGGTTAATCTAGGGGAACATATGCCGGAATTAAGCGTTTATAAACAGTTTGCTCCAGAGCAGATTGTGCGCTTTAAGGAAGCTATGCATCATTGCCATTACTGGGTCATTACCCTTGATGAGGCAAAGGAAATACAAACTGACAGGCCCCGGGAGGAGCAGCCCTTTGAACTGCAATATACAGTGAAAAAGGGAATACTTCACCTAGCTCTGCATGGCAGGCTTGACACCATCTCAGCACCGAGACTTCTGCTGGCCTGGGAGGAAGCTAATGCTGACGGAAGTATTGAAGGGGTAAGGATAGATTGTGCACAGCTGGAGTATATATCATCGGCAGGAATTCGCTTGCTGCTTGAGATGCAGGAAAACTGCAGCCGTCACATAGTTTTTTCTGGAGCCAGTGTAAAAGTAAAAGAAATCTTGCAGCAGAAAGGTTTTGGGGATGTTATATAA
- a CDS encoding GntP family permease, which yields MSQEQQVLVGLAVGIIVLIWMIIKTKIHTFLALILATIIVGLVGGIEYDKIVGSITKGFGITLGSIGIIIGFGVMMGRLFEVSGAAKRMALCFLKLFGKGHEELAMAITGFLVSIPIFCDSAFIILTPLAKAISATSRKSIVSIGLALATGLVITHSLVPPTPGPVGVAGIFGIDVGSLILWGLVLSVPMMFGSLVFAKYIGEKIWQIPKDDGGWTRDSNYVSNLRNDVYEEANLPNSFISFAPIVAPIILILLGNVTATMGMKEGAFAFIAFLGSPVIAVGIGFLIALHGLAGSLDRKQVLAKMENGMKSAGIIMLITGSGGALGMLIRDCGVGQVIAESMILWNIPAVLLPFVISTVVRFIQGSGTVAMITAASITAPIIANMSVNPLFAALGACVGSLFYSYFNDSFFWVVNRSIGITEGSEQLRLYSVSSTIAWAIGLIGLLILNGLVG from the coding sequence ATGTCGCAAGAGCAACAAGTTCTTGTAGGTCTTGCCGTCGGTATAATTGTTCTCATTTGGATGATTATAAAGACAAAAATTCATACGTTTCTTGCCCTTATCCTTGCCACGATTATTGTCGGCTTGGTGGGTGGAATCGAGTACGACAAGATAGTCGGCAGCATAACCAAGGGGTTCGGCATCACACTGGGCAGTATCGGCATCATCATCGGCTTCGGCGTGATGATGGGGCGTCTTTTTGAAGTTTCGGGAGCGGCCAAGCGAATGGCACTTTGCTTCTTGAAACTTTTCGGCAAAGGCCACGAGGAACTAGCTATGGCAATCACCGGTTTTCTTGTGTCTATTCCAATATTTTGCGACTCTGCCTTTATCATTCTTACTCCCCTTGCCAAAGCAATTTCCGCCACCAGCCGCAAGTCCATCGTTTCTATCGGCCTGGCGTTGGCAACAGGGCTTGTTATTACGCACTCTCTTGTCCCGCCGACACCCGGTCCCGTCGGGGTGGCCGGAATTTTTGGAATCGATGTCGGCTCTCTCATTCTCTGGGGGCTTGTCCTGTCAGTGCCGATGATGTTTGGCTCGCTCGTCTTTGCTAAATACATCGGCGAGAAAATTTGGCAAATCCCCAAGGACGACGGTGGCTGGACACGGGACAGCAACTACGTTTCCAATTTGAGAAACGATGTGTATGAAGAGGCCAATCTGCCGAACTCTTTTATTTCTTTTGCGCCGATAGTCGCGCCAATAATTCTTATCTTGCTTGGCAATGTCACTGCGACTATGGGTATGAAGGAGGGCGCTTTCGCTTTCATCGCGTTTTTGGGCTCGCCGGTCATCGCGGTTGGCATCGGCTTTCTTATAGCCCTACACGGATTGGCGGGCAGTCTTGACCGTAAACAGGTTTTGGCCAAGATGGAAAACGGTATGAAGTCCGCGGGGATAATCATGCTCATAACGGGGAGCGGCGGTGCCTTGGGCATGTTGATTCGCGACTGCGGCGTGGGTCAAGTCATCGCGGAAAGTATGATTTTGTGGAACATACCTGCCGTTCTTTTGCCCTTCGTAATTTCTACCGTGGTGCGTTTCATTCAGGGTAGTGGCACCGTTGCTATGATAACGGCGGCTTCGATAACGGCACCTATAATTGCGAATATGTCGGTTAATCCCCTCTTTGCCGCACTGGGGGCATGTGTAGGCTCGCTCTTTTATTCTTATTTCAACGACAGTTTTTTCTGGGTGGTGAATCGCTCCATAGGCATCACAGAAGGTAGCGAGCAACTTCGTCTGTATTCAGTATCGAGTACGATAGCTTGGGCAATCGGTCTTATTGGTCTTTTGATTTTGAATGGGTTGGTGGGGTGA
- a CDS encoding ParA family protein, whose product MENAPKHKGIAISIANNKGGVGKTTSAAAFADLLSKRGKKVLLIDADPQGNLSGRFGFSTSDPQPNYLGALIEDRMGNDEHHPLENYIQHLDEFPRIDIIISDLRLDGTYNQLSSDSINSAIMFKGIIHEARAMDKYDYIIIDARPALNNEVGSAFIGSDYVVIPIEAAYDSVIGANSMVAFMTKSRALNENLKLLGVFFNKVVDRTTSFHELLPMVKGHWDSALFETKVPRAQDVVNAENAGMPVTFKYPSCKASKAYSKLIDEVVKRLEEN is encoded by the coding sequence ATGGAAAATGCTCCAAAGCACAAGGGAATCGCCATAAGTATTGCCAACAATAAAGGTGGCGTCGGTAAAACTACCTCAGCAGCTGCTTTCGCTGACCTCCTTTCCAAAAGAGGAAAAAAAGTCCTGCTAATTGATGCAGACCCCCAGGGAAATCTCTCCGGCCGTTTCGGCTTCAGCACCAGCGACCCTCAACCAAATTACCTGGGTGCATTGATTGAAGACCGTATGGGCAACGATGAGCATCATCCTTTAGAAAACTATATCCAGCACCTTGACGAGTTTCCCCGTATTGATATCATCATCAGTGACCTGCGGCTGGATGGTACCTACAACCAGCTCAGCTCCGACAGCATCAACTCCGCCATCATGTTCAAAGGCATCATCCATGAGGCCAGAGCCATGGACAAGTATGACTATATAATCATTGATGCCCGGCCCGCTCTCAATAATGAAGTTGGCTCTGCCTTCATTGGCTCTGACTATGTAGTCATCCCCATCGAGGCAGCATACGATTCTGTCATCGGTGCAAACTCCATGGTTGCCTTCATGACTAAATCCCGGGCACTGAACGAAAATCTGAAGCTGCTGGGTGTATTCTTCAATAAGGTCGTAGACCGCACTACATCGTTCCATGAATTGCTCCCCATGGTCAAGGGCCATTGGGATTCAGCTTTATTTGAGACCAAAGTTCCCAGAGCTCAGGACGTTGTAAACGCAGAAAATGCCGGAATGCCTGTTACCTTTAAATATCCCAGCTGCAAGGCATCCAAGGCCTATTCCAAACTTATTGATGAGGTGGTGAAACGTCTTGAGGAAAATTGA
- a CDS encoding ParB/RepB/Spo0J family partition protein, giving the protein MRKIDFHPTDAKPEDIKEQIGISKKFENAELKAKLQQLIDTPPSKEQIPEATEESSVDISDTLERIAGTSGAYAKIERSKLVPTPDDWNQFTEISEDKKILMAESIYYNGLLQPIVVRSISEDNSQFQILAGNTRNSLYGMLYEITNDEKYLSIEAKIYWYGELTDNQAREIVTDTNYVQRANLSARDRAFCIHNKIEMLKGRRESDIMNKVAEQMNIKRSTVFYWDKIAKLIPEFFDMFQNDEISLKASSRLASFPQNIQRELYEMRDLLTDEVIMKVPAKTVHNEIIAKFHEVIDALSAPAPSYSLEAMWEEDGHLMFKTKEKPPEDCEPVLLYLPKNKLKTFLKNYEDFILKNFS; this is encoded by the coding sequence TTGAGGAAAATTGATTTTCATCCAACAGATGCCAAACCTGAAGATATAAAAGAGCAGATTGGCATCAGCAAAAAGTTCGAAAATGCGGAACTGAAGGCCAAACTCCAGCAGCTTATTGATACTCCCCCTTCTAAAGAGCAGATACCAGAAGCCACGGAAGAAAGCAGTGTAGATATTTCCGACACGTTGGAAAGGATAGCTGGTACCTCGGGAGCCTACGCTAAAATTGAGCGTAGCAAGCTGGTTCCTACCCCTGATGACTGGAATCAATTTACCGAAATCTCTGAGGACAAAAAAATCCTGATGGCAGAAAGTATTTACTACAATGGCCTTTTGCAGCCTATCGTTGTACGTTCCATCAGTGAGGATAACAGCCAGTTCCAGATTCTCGCAGGCAATACCCGCAACTCGCTCTATGGTATGCTCTACGAAATAACCAATGATGAGAAGTACCTCTCCATTGAGGCAAAGATATACTGGTATGGCGAGCTTACCGATAATCAGGCCCGTGAAATCGTAACCGACACCAACTATGTCCAGAGAGCCAACTTGTCTGCCCGCGACCGTGCCTTCTGCATCCATAACAAGATAGAAATGCTAAAGGGCCGGAGAGAGTCCGACATCATGAACAAGGTCGCCGAACAAATGAACATCAAACGTTCCACGGTCTTCTATTGGGACAAAATAGCCAAGCTCATCCCCGAGTTCTTCGACATGTTCCAGAATGATGAAATATCACTGAAGGCCTCCAGTCGTCTGGCTTCCTTCCCTCAGAATATTCAGCGTGAGCTTTATGAAATGCGTGACCTTCTTACTGACGAGGTAATTATGAAGGTTCCCGCAAAGACGGTACACAATGAGATTATCGCCAAGTTTCACGAGGTTATTGATGCCCTCAGTGCTCCTGCTCCCTCCTACTCTCTGGAAGCAATGTGGGAAGAGGATGGCCATCTGATGTTCAAGACAAAAGAAAAACCGCCTGAAGATTGTGAACCTGTCTTGTTATATCTCCCCAAAAACAAACTTAAAACATTTCTGAAGAATTACGAGGACTTCATCCTCAAAAACTTCTCCTAA
- a CDS encoding replication initiation protein has product MQTHLESPVFLQVIGNNYAKLAERFASAPYELTSTQLKAWIVFVATLDPDNDDGSNIYRLNAFDIADKLGIDKRKARGTIVADIFADLSTKGIRKKSAADSRGEKNVFTANFVSGVAYDRNTHILQLEIPQMMRPYLFALKEGAYLSLDSKDIVALDTVPAIRIYIYLKNLDRQGINEVSLEEFRQGIGATSSYYDSFKQFKAKVIKPAVKEIHKHTDYKDFFIEDNGRPGVKATRISFGFYANLSNDDLLQSMSPAQATICKKFSTAVQMVMILALEHGFDPSYIDKKLDGVPDDCIIANFHYVMYEIIAKDKKKGKDKGKDIYGKYFLKAVTEHWAEQNDKFDEMLGREKARKQNVEARKQVAQAQEQDEVTNSALYYNQKAKEYLENISKEPFGLSSFISKNALQLNAMAGKKEFNIQHALTGKKNYREYKILVNFITAKMTLKEIDIPSQGELF; this is encoded by the coding sequence ATGCAAACACACTTAGAAAGCCCTGTCTTTCTTCAAGTCATAGGTAACAATTACGCCAAATTGGCAGAGAGATTTGCTTCTGCTCCTTATGAGCTTACATCCACACAGCTCAAAGCATGGATTGTTTTTGTTGCTACTCTCGACCCCGACAACGACGATGGTTCTAATATTTATCGCCTCAATGCTTTTGATATTGCAGATAAGCTGGGTATCGATAAAAGAAAAGCACGTGGTACAATCGTTGCAGATATTTTTGCTGACCTTTCTACGAAAGGTATTCGCAAAAAGAGTGCAGCTGACTCTCGTGGTGAAAAGAATGTCTTTACAGCAAATTTCGTATCCGGCGTTGCATACGACAGAAATACGCACATCCTCCAACTGGAGATTCCGCAGATGATGCGTCCCTATTTATTTGCTCTAAAGGAAGGAGCATATCTGTCTCTGGATTCAAAAGACATTGTAGCCCTTGATACCGTCCCTGCTATTCGCATCTACATCTATCTTAAAAATTTAGACCGTCAAGGCATAAACGAGGTATCCTTGGAAGAGTTTCGCCAGGGGATTGGTGCTACGTCTTCTTACTATGATTCTTTCAAACAGTTCAAGGCTAAAGTCATTAAACCTGCTGTAAAGGAAATCCATAAACACACGGACTATAAAGACTTCTTCATAGAGGATAATGGCAGGCCGGGAGTAAAGGCCACCAGAATTAGCTTTGGTTTCTACGCAAATCTCAGCAATGACGATTTGCTACAGTCCATGAGTCCTGCTCAAGCAACTATCTGCAAGAAGTTTTCTACCGCTGTTCAAATGGTCATGATACTGGCTCTTGAGCACGGCTTTGACCCCTCTTATATTGATAAAAAATTGGATGGCGTTCCAGATGATTGCATCATTGCAAATTTTCACTATGTAATGTATGAAATCATTGCTAAAGATAAGAAAAAAGGCAAGGATAAGGGCAAGGATATTTACGGTAAGTATTTCCTCAAGGCAGTGACAGAACATTGGGCCGAACAAAATGACAAGTTTGATGAAATGCTCGGCAGGGAGAAAGCTCGCAAACAGAACGTTGAAGCAAGGAAACAAGTAGCTCAAGCTCAGGAGCAGGATGAGGTTACTAACTCTGCTCTTTATTACAACCAAAAGGCCAAAGAGTATCTGGAGAATATCTCCAAGGAACCTTTTGGGTTGAGCAGCTTTATAAGCAAGAATGCGTTACAGCTTAATGCAATGGCTGGTAAAAAAGAGTTTAATATTCAGCATGCATTGACCGGCAAGAAGAATTATAGGGAATATAAGATTTTGGTGAACTTTATAACGGCGAAAATGACACTGAAAGAGATTGATATTCCATCTCAAGGAGAATTATTTTAA
- a CDS encoding IS3 family transposase (programmed frameshift) — MPQHYDETFKKQIVRLRLEEGRSIRSIIEEYGMSKASIINWCNEFREECQNNPESQNEYDSMKEIRKLRKEMEELRKENPFPKKSSGILCKGNRLEAYRFIQEHHHEFGVRWLLRKFNICPNAYYNFLKNRKSAYRAQKQRVLKEITTIYHEHNGVDGYRSMQIFLKRKHVHLSALIVHQYMNKELNLHAIVRRKKPNYQKGTVHKVFDNLLNQDFQAEQINQKWATDFTYLFLKDGSVRYNCSVIDLHDRSVVSSITDRNITTDLAIRTVKKALEAQTSISKNLILHSDQGSQFTSKEFTEFCESAGITQSMSKAGYPYDNAPMERYFNTLKNEWIYLHDYLAEDDLYASVEEFAYVWYNHVRPHSYNGYKTPFEARTGISNY; from the exons ATGCCACAACATTACGACGAAACATTTAAAAAGCAGATTGTCCGCCTTCGGCTTGAAGAAGGCCGATCTATAAGAAGCATCATTGAAGAGTATGGAATGTCAAAAGCCAGCATTATCAACTGGTGCAACGAATTTCGCGAAGAATGCCAGAACAATCCTGAAAGCCAGAATGAATACGACTCCATGAAAGAAATACGTAAGCTCAGAAAGGAAATGGAAGAACTTAGAAAGGAGAATC CTTTTCCTAAAAAAAGCAGCGGCATTCTTTGCAAAGGAAATCGATTAGAGGCTTATCGGTTCATCCAAGAACATCATCATGAATTTGGCGTGCGCTGGTTGTTGCGTAAATTCAACATTTGCCCCAATGCCTACTACAACTTCCTGAAAAACAGGAAGTCTGCTTATCGTGCCCAGAAACAGCGTGTGCTCAAGGAAATCACCACGATATACCACGAGCATAACGGTGTGGATGGTTACCGCAGCATGCAGATTTTCTTGAAACGGAAGCATGTTCATCTTAGTGCCCTTATTGTTCATCAGTACATGAATAAGGAGCTGAATCTTCATGCCATTGTTCGAAGGAAGAAGCCGAATTACCAGAAAGGCACAGTACACAAGGTTTTTGATAATCTGTTGAACCAGGATTTCCAGGCAGAACAGATTAACCAGAAATGGGCTACTGACTTTACATATCTTTTCCTGAAGGATGGCAGCGTACGGTATAATTGCTCCGTAATCGATCTGCATGACCGCAGCGTGGTATCCAGCATTACGGACAGGAACATTACCACCGACCTGGCTATCCGTACAGTAAAGAAGGCACTGGAAGCCCAGACATCCATAAGTAAAAATCTGATTCTGCATTCGGACCAGGGATCTCAGTTCACTTCAAAGGAATTTACCGAATTCTGTGAATCGGCAGGTATTACCCAAAGTATGAGCAAGGCTGGCTATCCATATGATAATGCTCCGATGGAGCGCTACTTCAATACGCTAAAGAATGAATGGATTTACCTGCATGACTATCTGGCAGAGGACGATCTTTATGCATCTGTTGAAGAGTTCGCTTATGTCTGGTATAACCATGTGCGGCCACATTCATATAATGGTTACAAGACTCCGTTCGAAGCCAGGACAGGAATCAGCAATTATTAA
- a CDS encoding nucleoside 2-deoxyribosyltransferase, with amino-acid sequence MFRTSRRLPLIRTIILCMVMLLSVDVYANGNEKFSDNSSEDTLKTKMIEHIGVGKKVYLAGPLFNQAEKDFNLKITKVLEHNGYQVFLPQRDGIEAALLQGKTEEELVKMIFGLDAGEVRKADIIFMNLDGRVPDEGACVELGIAYGIGKRCYGFKTDTRSVELGLDLNPMISGCMFKVFKSYDGDKLIEEIQQYLSQNKL; translated from the coding sequence ATGTTTAGAACCAGCAGAAGGCTTCCATTGATAAGAACTATAATACTATGTATGGTTATGCTGTTATCAGTTGATGTTTATGCAAATGGAAATGAAAAGTTTAGTGATAATTCTTCTGAAGATACCTTAAAAACAAAAATGATAGAACATATAGGAGTTGGGAAAAAAGTTTATTTAGCTGGTCCGCTGTTTAATCAAGCCGAAAAGGATTTCAATCTAAAGATAACAAAAGTGCTCGAACATAATGGATATCAGGTATTTTTGCCTCAACGAGATGGAATAGAAGCTGCATTATTACAGGGAAAGACGGAAGAAGAACTTGTAAAGATGATTTTTGGATTAGATGCTGGAGAAGTAAGAAAAGCAGATATTATCTTTATGAATTTGGACGGTCGGGTACCTGATGAGGGAGCTTGTGTTGAGCTTGGTATTGCTTACGGTATCGGTAAGCGGTGCTATGGTTTCAAAACAGATACACGTTCAGTTGAATTAGGACTTGACCTGAATCCGATGATAAGCGGTTGTATGTTCAAAGTTTTCAAATCTTATGATGGCGATAAACTGATAGAAGAAATACAACAATACTTATCTCAAAACAAGCTTTAG
- a CDS encoding C-GCAxxG-C-C family protein, with the protein MVTRLRSKPGQESAIIKTQVLQKCLTTTIGLTDGYDMPDDEKKKALYSKVQELVLQFQESKGSIICRELLGLEQKHDQPIPSKRTKENYAERPCADFCATAAALFEKNYLQSKQ; encoded by the coding sequence ATGGTTACAAGACTCCGTTCGAAGCCAGGACAGGAATCAGCAATTATTAAGACACAAGTGTTACAAAAATGCTTGACCACTACAATTGGGCTAACAGACGGATATGACATGCCTGACGATGAAAAGAAAAAAGCTCTGTACAGCAAAGTACAAGAGCTTGTCCTTCAATTTCAAGAATCCAAAGGATCTATAATCTGCCGGGAGCTGTTGGGGTTAGAACAGAAGCATGACCAGCCCATACCATCTAAGCGTACAAAGGAAAATTATGCTGAGCGCCCCTGCGCAGATTTTTGCGCAACAGCAGCTGCGCTTTTTGAAAAGAATTATCTACAATCCAAGCAATAA